From the Borrelia puertoricensis genome, one window contains:
- a CDS encoding deoxynucleoside kinase has product MIVIEGLIGAGKTTLGYVLSKEFNIPFYSELNSEFTLSMLDKFYKDKSRWAFLVQINFLNERFKLIKSVFKTKGGILDRSIYGDRVFASLLNDSGYISNDEYKIYLDLLDNMLEHSQKPALMIYLDCSVDEVERRIKNRNRSFETGIPREYLEGLNEKYLGWYNSYDLSPKLSFDYNNINIFDDKHKSKLIAFIKDKLVI; this is encoded by the coding sequence GTGATTGTAATTGAGGGTTTAATTGGGGCAGGGAAAACTACACTTGGATATGTTTTGTCTAAGGAGTTTAATATTCCTTTTTACAGTGAATTAAATAGTGAATTTACGTTGTCTATGTTAGATAAATTTTATAAAGATAAGTCTAGGTGGGCTTTTTTAGTTCAAATTAATTTTTTAAATGAAAGATTTAAGCTTATAAAGAGTGTATTTAAGACTAAGGGAGGGATACTTGATAGATCTATTTATGGGGATCGTGTGTTTGCTTCTCTTTTAAATGATAGTGGATATATTTCCAATGATGAATATAAGATATATCTTGATTTGCTTGATAATATGCTTGAACATTCTCAGAAACCTGCATTAATGATTTATCTTGATTGTAGCGTTGATGAAGTTGAGCGTCGCATTAAAAATAGAAATAGGAGTTTTGAGACAGGCATTCCTAGAGAGTATCTTGAAGGTCTTAATGAGAAATATTTAGGTTGGTATAATAGTTATGATTTATCGCCTAAATTGAGCTTTGATTACAATAACATAAATATTTTTGATGATAAACATAAAAGCAAGCTTATTGCTTTCATTAAAGATAAACTTGTAATATAA
- a CDS encoding MIP/aquaporin family protein, producing the protein MIYIRFKEFIAEFLGILILLALGTGFVAMTTLFRSNPSVTGETIKGGYTNIVLGWGLGVTFGVYTTARISGAHLNPAISIELATIGRFSTVKLFHYISAQILGTFSGALMTLIVFYPKWIEINPEFENTQGIMSNFPAIPGFWSEFIDQIFGTFLLMFLVLVIGKFIKRDTQNPFFPFIIGSIILAIGISFGGINGYSINPARDLEPRILLLLAGFKNHGFDEITVFIMPILGPIIGAILGAKVYEFTLEDKK; encoded by the coding sequence ATGATTTATATAAGATTCAAAGAATTTATTGCAGAATTTTTAGGTATACTTATTTTACTGGCACTTGGAACAGGTTTTGTAGCAATGACAACCTTATTCCGATCAAACCCTTCTGTAACTGGAGAAACAATAAAGGGAGGCTATACAAATATAGTACTTGGCTGGGGACTTGGTGTAACATTCGGGGTTTATACAACAGCAAGAATTAGTGGTGCACACTTAAATCCTGCCATTAGCATTGAATTAGCTACTATTGGCAGATTTTCAACAGTAAAACTTTTTCACTACATTTCAGCACAAATACTTGGAACATTTTCTGGGGCTCTAATGACATTAATTGTATTTTACCCCAAATGGATAGAAATAAATCCTGAATTTGAAAATACCCAAGGAATCATGTCAAATTTTCCTGCTATTCCTGGGTTTTGGTCTGAATTTATCGACCAAATATTTGGAACATTTTTACTGATGTTTTTAGTTTTAGTTATTGGAAAATTTATAAAAAGAGACACTCAAAATCCATTTTTTCCTTTCATTATTGGATCAATAATTTTAGCCATTGGAATAAGCTTTGGGGGAATAAATGGTTACTCTATTAATCCAGCAAGGGATTTGGAACCAAGAATATTATTACTACTAGCCGGTTTTAAAAATCACGGTTTTGACGAAATTACTGTATTCATCATGCCCATATTAGGTCCAATAATTGGCGCTATCCTAGGTGCTAAAGTTTACGAATTTACCTTAGAAGACAAAAAATGA
- the glpK gene encoding glycerol kinase GlpK, with protein MKYILSIDQGTTSSKAIIFDKKANIKGFAQKEFKQIYPYPSWVEHNPNEIWSSTLRVMAEALANARTFPNEIEAIGITNQRETTIIWDRQTGHPIYNVIVWQDRRTEQFCDELKAKGQNKIFLKKTGLILDAYFSGTKIKWILDNVAGARKRAEKGELCFGTIDTWMVWNLTKGKIHITDYSNASRTLLLNIKSLKWDEELLQILDIPKSILPELKQSSEVYGKTDSSTLGTEITISGIAGDQFAATFGQACLQKGMAKNTYGTGCFVTVNIGKNPIINEQQTILTSIAWGRKNSITYVLEGSVFIGGAVIQWLRDNLELFKKSSDAEALAASVNNNGGVYFVPAFVGLGTPHWDSYSRGTIIGLTKSSTKEHITRAALESIALQSFDVLTEMQNSTQDFAIKELRVDGKASQNNLLMQFQADILQCNVVRPKITETTALGSAYLAGLAVGYWESAEEITNLWKSDKIFEPSMENSKREDLIYNWHQAINRAKDWIQ; from the coding sequence ATGAAATATATTCTATCTATTGATCAAGGCACAACTAGCTCAAAAGCAATAATATTTGACAAAAAGGCAAACATAAAAGGATTTGCACAAAAAGAATTTAAACAAATTTATCCATATCCAAGTTGGGTTGAACATAATCCAAACGAAATATGGAGTTCGACATTAAGAGTCATGGCAGAAGCTTTAGCAAACGCAAGAACTTTTCCCAATGAAATTGAAGCAATTGGAATTACGAATCAAAGAGAAACGACAATTATTTGGGATAGGCAAACAGGACATCCAATTTATAACGTAATAGTCTGGCAAGACAGAAGAACAGAACAATTTTGCGATGAATTAAAAGCAAAAGGACAAAATAAAATTTTTTTAAAAAAAACAGGTCTTATATTAGATGCTTATTTTAGCGGTACAAAAATAAAATGGATATTGGATAATGTTGCAGGAGCAAGAAAACGAGCAGAAAAGGGAGAATTATGTTTTGGAACAATAGATACTTGGATGGTCTGGAACCTTACTAAAGGAAAAATACATATTACAGATTATTCCAATGCATCAAGAACCCTACTCTTAAACATTAAATCACTTAAATGGGACGAAGAACTATTGCAAATATTAGACATCCCAAAATCAATTTTACCTGAACTTAAACAAAGTTCCGAAGTTTATGGAAAAACCGACTCCTCTACACTGGGAACAGAAATCACTATTTCAGGAATTGCAGGTGATCAGTTTGCAGCAACATTTGGACAAGCATGTCTTCAAAAAGGAATGGCTAAAAATACCTATGGAACTGGCTGCTTTGTTACTGTTAACATAGGAAAAAACCCTATTATTAATGAACAACAAACAATTTTAACCTCAATTGCATGGGGAAGAAAAAATTCAATAACTTATGTTCTTGAGGGAAGTGTTTTCATTGGAGGAGCTGTAATTCAATGGTTAAGAGATAATCTAGAACTATTTAAAAAAAGTAGTGATGCAGAGGCACTGGCAGCCTCAGTAAATAATAATGGAGGTGTTTATTTTGTACCAGCATTTGTAGGACTTGGAACACCTCATTGGGATTCCTATTCTAGAGGAACAATTATTGGACTTACAAAAAGCTCAACAAAAGAACACATTACAAGAGCCGCTCTTGAGAGCATTGCATTGCAAAGCTTTGATGTACTAACTGAAATGCAAAACTCAACTCAAGATTTTGCAATAAAAGAACTAAGGGTTGATGGAAAAGCTAGTCAAAATAATCTACTTATGCAATTCCAAGCTGATATTTTACAGTGCAATGTTGTCAGACCAAAAATTACAGAAACTACCGCTCTTGGGTCTGCTTATCTAGCAGGACTTGCTGTGGGATATTGGGAAAGTGCTGAAGAGATTACAAATCTTTGGAAATCAGATAAAATATTTGAACCTTCAATGGAAAACAGCAAAAGAGAAGATTTAATCTATAATTGGCATCAAGCTATTAATAGAGCAAAGGATTGGATTCAATAA
- a CDS encoding MFS transporter: MQYLFSLHYEIHLNLVGLPPIEEYKNDYPDDYTEEAEKELGAKDIFIKYILNNKLLWYIATANAFIYFVRYGVLDWAPSYLSQIKNFSIKNPGWAYSFYEFSAIPGTIICGWISDKIFKGSRSETGIIFMTAALITIIIYWQLPENNPTLTTIFLAIIGFLIYGPVMLIGLHALDLAPKSGHCCKILQDYLDI, encoded by the coding sequence TTGCAATATTTATTCTCATTACACTACGAGATACACCTCAATCTAGTAGGATTACCACCAATTGAAGAGTATAAAAATGATTATCCTGACGACTATACAGAAGAGGCAGAAAAAGAACTTGGTGCAAAAGATATATTTATAAAATATATCCTTAACAATAAATTGCTATGGTACATAGCTACTGCTAACGCATTTATATACTTTGTCAGATACGGAGTCCTAGACTGGGCACCATCATATCTTTCTCAAATAAAAAACTTTTCCATCAAAAATCCAGGATGGGCATATTCCTTTTATGAATTTTCAGCTATCCCTGGAACAATAATTTGCGGATGGATATCTGATAAAATTTTTAAAGGAAGCAGATCTGAGACTGGAATAATTTTTATGACTGCTGCTCTTATTACAATAATTATATATTGGCAACTACCAGAAAATAATCCAACACTTACAACTATTTTTTTAGCAATAATAGGATTTCTAATCTACGGCCCTGTTATGCTCATTGGTCTTCATGCTCTTGATCTTGCGCCAAAAAGCGGGCACTGCTGCAAGATTTTACAGGATTATTTGGATATATAG
- the glpQ gene encoding glycerophosphodiester phosphodiesterase yields MKLIKPKLLMLTMNIFLIIACQSEKMSMTNKKSPLIIAHRGASGYLPEHTLEAKAFAYALGADYLEQDIVLTKDNVPIIMHDPEIDTTTNVAKLFPERARENGRYYSVDFTLDELKSLSLSERFDLETRKPIYPNRFPLNEYNFKIPTLEEEIQFIQGLNKSTGRNVGIYPEIKRPLWHKQQGKDISKIVIEILNKYGYKSKEDKIYLQTFDFDELKRIREELGYQGKLIMLVGENDWDEAPTDYEYIKSQEGMTEVAKYADGIGPWIPQIIIDGKITELTSLAHKYNMEVHAYTFRIDSLPSYVKDANELLDILFNKTKIDGLFTDFTDTVVKFVKQ; encoded by the coding sequence ATGAAATTAATTAAACCAAAATTATTAATGCTTACAATGAATATTTTTCTCATCATTGCCTGTCAGAGTGAAAAAATGAGTATGACAAACAAAAAATCACCATTAATTATAGCTCACAGAGGTGCTAGTGGATATTTACCAGAACATACCTTAGAAGCTAAAGCATTCGCTTATGCTTTAGGAGCTGATTACCTAGAACAAGACATCGTTTTGACAAAAGATAATGTTCCTATTATAATGCATGACCCAGAAATTGATACAACAACAAATGTTGCAAAATTATTTCCTGAAAGAGCTAGAGAAAACGGAAGATACTATTCTGTCGATTTCACACTAGATGAGCTTAAATCACTAAGTCTCAGCGAAAGATTTGATCTAGAAACCAGAAAACCAATATATCCTAACCGTTTTCCCTTAAACGAATATAACTTTAAAATCCCAACTTTAGAGGAAGAAATACAATTTATACAAGGATTAAACAAAAGTACAGGAAGAAACGTTGGAATTTACCCTGAGATTAAAAGACCCTTATGGCATAAACAACAAGGTAAAGATATCTCTAAAATTGTAATAGAAATTTTAAATAAGTATGGATATAAGTCAAAAGAAGACAAAATTTATCTTCAAACATTCGACTTTGACGAATTAAAGAGAATAAGGGAAGAACTTGGATATCAAGGAAAATTAATAATGCTTGTTGGCGAAAATGACTGGGATGAAGCACCAACAGACTATGAATACATAAAATCACAAGAAGGTATGACAGAGGTTGCAAAATATGCCGATGGAATTGGACCTTGGATACCCCAAATTATCATTGATGGAAAAATAACAGAACTCACAAGTTTAGCACACAAATATAACATGGAGGTTCATGCTTACACATTTAGAATTGACTCATTACCTTCATATGTAAAAGATGCAAATGAGCTATTAGATATATTATTTAATAAAACTAAAATAGATGGCCTATTTACAGATTTTACTGATACAGTAGTGAAGTTTGTAAAACAATAA
- a CDS encoding glycerol-3-phosphate dehydrogenase/oxidase — protein sequence MGKNKKKELRDIDNQGFDLIIVGGGATGLGIGIDSITRGYKTLLIEKFDYAKGTSSRSTKLIHGGVRYLAQLNVPLVKEALYEKALLETNAPHLVSKCAFVTPIYNILNIPYYYFGLSWYHNLLGKHKKSQYKTKLLSKSKTIEKMPNIKTKGLKCSVLYYDDSFDDARMAISMLRTFTEKGGIAFNYTEPTNFIKKNGKISGAIIKDRMTGKQVIINSKCIINATGIFADEIRKLDDTNAANIIKPSQGTHLVIKKDKIHTEYAMLMTKTSDKRILFAVPWYDVIVCGTTDIAINKIEEEPKRLESEIEFIIKNMNNYLDIKITKNDILSVYSGIRPLIVDPKEKKNTSKISRNDKIFVSDSNLITIAGGKYTTYRKMAEKVLKRAIEENLIPDSTSITENFKLHGYIEREEALKIPEYFRAYGSDFEYLSQMKDFNKKIHTDLPLNEAQITFAIEFEQAKTVEDILSRRTRSLLFNAKATIESTPKVAEIMMHKLSKSKEWKTEQIKSFKDIATKYLV from the coding sequence ATGGGTAAAAATAAAAAAAAAGAATTAAGAGATATTGATAATCAAGGTTTTGACTTAATAATAGTTGGCGGAGGAGCAACTGGCCTTGGCATTGGAATAGATTCAATTACAAGAGGATACAAAACTTTACTCATTGAAAAATTTGATTATGCAAAAGGTACTTCCTCTAGATCAACTAAGCTAATACACGGGGGCGTAAGGTATTTAGCACAATTAAATGTGCCTTTAGTAAAAGAGGCCTTATATGAGAAAGCTTTACTTGAAACAAATGCACCCCACTTAGTTAGTAAATGTGCATTTGTTACGCCCATATATAACATTTTAAATATCCCTTACTATTATTTCGGATTAAGTTGGTATCACAACCTTCTTGGCAAGCATAAAAAATCTCAGTATAAAACAAAGCTATTATCAAAATCCAAAACAATAGAAAAAATGCCAAATATCAAAACCAAAGGCCTTAAATGCTCTGTTTTATATTACGATGATTCATTTGATGATGCCAGAATGGCAATAAGCATGCTTAGAACTTTCACTGAAAAAGGAGGAATTGCGTTTAATTATACAGAACCCACAAATTTTATCAAAAAAAATGGCAAAATATCTGGTGCTATTATTAAAGATAGAATGACTGGAAAACAAGTCATCATTAATAGCAAATGCATAATAAATGCAACAGGAATCTTTGCAGACGAGATCAGAAAATTAGATGATACTAATGCAGCTAACATTATAAAACCTTCCCAAGGAACACATTTGGTAATTAAAAAAGATAAAATACATACCGAATATGCAATGCTTATGACTAAGACAAGTGATAAGAGAATCCTATTTGCTGTACCTTGGTATGATGTCATTGTTTGCGGAACTACAGATATTGCAATAAACAAAATTGAAGAAGAGCCTAAAAGACTAGAGAGTGAAATTGAATTCATAATAAAAAATATGAATAATTACTTAGATATTAAAATAACCAAAAATGACATTTTAAGTGTTTACTCAGGAATTAGACCCTTAATAGTAGATCCCAAAGAAAAAAAAAATACCTCAAAAATATCAAGAAACGATAAAATATTTGTATCAGACTCAAATCTCATTACAATTGCCGGAGGCAAATATACTACTTACAGAAAGATGGCTGAAAAAGTTCTAAAAAGAGCAATAGAAGAAAATTTAATACCTGATTCAACGTCTATAACAGAAAATTTCAAGCTGCATGGATACATAGAAAGAGAAGAAGCACTTAAAATTCCTGAATATTTTAGAGCTTATGGAAGTGATTTCGAATATTTAAGTCAAATGAAAGACTTTAACAAAAAGATTCACACAGATTTGCCATTAAATGAAGCACAAATAACCTTTGCCATTGAATTTGAACAAGCAAAAACTGTCGAAGACATTTTATCAAGAAGAACAAGATCGTTACTTTTCAATGCAAAAGCCACAATTGAATCTACACCAAAGGTTGCTGAAATTATGATGCATAAACTTAGTAAATCTAAAGAATGGAAAACAGAGCAAATAAAAAGCTTTAAAGATATAGCAACAAAATATTTAGTTTAA
- a CDS encoding YaaR family protein, with protein sequence MKINNLVAGVLNLDSKDYKATKKKVNVNRANIFSSIFKAELVREDKHFIVFENGEFNLELIKDMLDKINDVGEKLLSEPSRQNVIFYKKTIGEFLSVVLSFSVSLKEQRGGNNGELKRPKYRIIRIINEKLDRLAYSVLQNQVSQIKLLSSLEEIQGLLINLLK encoded by the coding sequence ATGAAGATTAATAATTTAGTTGCAGGAGTTTTAAATCTTGATTCAAAAGACTATAAGGCTACTAAGAAGAAAGTTAATGTTAATAGAGCAAATATTTTTTCTTCGATATTTAAAGCTGAACTTGTAAGAGAAGATAAGCATTTTATTGTTTTTGAAAATGGTGAATTTAATCTTGAATTAATTAAAGATATGTTAGACAAGATTAATGATGTTGGTGAAAAGCTTTTAAGTGAACCTTCTCGTCAAAATGTAATTTTTTATAAAAAAACTATAGGGGAATTTTTATCTGTTGTTTTATCATTTTCTGTTTCGCTTAAAGAACAAAGGGGAGGTAATAATGGAGAGCTTAAAAGACCTAAATATCGTATTATTAGGATTATTAATGAAAAGCTTGATAGGCTTGCTTATTCTGTTTTGCAAAATCAGGTTTCTCAGATTAAACTTTTAAGTAGTCTTGAAGAAATTCAAGGATTGCTTATAAATTTGCTTAAGTGA
- a CDS encoding bactofilin family protein, whose product MLNLLSIKKDKKSSSSFIFADVKTIVGKGDFFKGELISNNFIRIDGDFLGTINSTKRVIIGETGRVKSNINANEVVVSGIVLGNVQASNKIKIFQSGCIIGNISCKSIEVEEGAIIDGYMNIGIGSLSFSEKDVLIYTGSYKVDEGVLIEVNKEMSSEELTKNTCIDDRDKYLFDDEQDR is encoded by the coding sequence ATGTTGAATCTATTGAGTATTAAAAAGGATAAGAAAAGTTCGTCATCTTTTATTTTTGCTGATGTAAAAACAATTGTTGGAAAAGGTGATTTTTTTAAAGGAGAATTAATTTCAAATAATTTTATTCGAATTGATGGTGATTTTTTAGGAACCATTAATTCTACTAAAAGGGTTATAATTGGAGAGACAGGACGAGTTAAGTCAAATATTAATGCAAATGAGGTTGTTGTTTCTGGGATAGTTCTTGGAAATGTGCAGGCTAGCAATAAAATTAAGATTTTTCAGTCAGGATGCATTATTGGCAATATTTCATGTAAGTCAATTGAGGTTGAAGAAGGAGCAATTATTGATGGGTATATGAATATTGGTATTGGAAGTCTTAGTTTTTCTGAAAAAGATGTGTTGATTTATACGGGTTCTTATAAGGTTGATGAAGGTGTTTTAATTGAAGTAAATAAGGAAATGAGTAGCGAAGAATTAACTAAGAATACTTGCATAGATGATCGTGATAAGTACTTATTTGATGACGAGCAAGATAGATGA
- a CDS encoding M23 family metallopeptidase, with protein MRDRRDFRILSFFKKLDKIFFTIFSSFFKLLSSVYSIFRQNISFMIIPHVKGDVKNIKISFLTLFLFFLFFLLIFIGFVLLSINYVTLKSIVKSTEKSYALAESEIEDFRNTVVEINSVASNFSKVLDELNVSLKIKENNIDLNRSKLDGDLADFLDLQMLEANALKELNDLKNVKNTIEGSISPLKSIVKLLHSQNKLLNDIPSLWPIVKGDGIVSLHFGPAIEPFTRQWYIHKGIDLAGVRIGTAIVAAADGEVIRASYQVTGYGNFVQIKHKYGLSTLYAHMSRLNISKGSYVRKGQVIGFLGQTGYSTGPHLHYEVRIGSQVVNPDMYLNLATGASK; from the coding sequence ATGAGAGACAGAAGAGATTTTAGAATTTTATCTTTTTTTAAAAAATTGGATAAGATCTTTTTTACGATTTTTAGTTCCTTTTTTAAACTTTTAAGTAGTGTTTACTCAATTTTTAGGCAAAATATTAGCTTTATGATTATACCTCATGTTAAAGGGGATGTTAAGAATATAAAGATTTCTTTCTTAACTCTGTTTTTATTTTTTCTATTTTTTCTTTTGATTTTTATAGGGTTTGTTTTGCTTTCTATTAATTATGTTACTCTTAAATCTATTGTTAAGTCTACTGAGAAAAGTTATGCACTTGCTGAATCTGAAATTGAGGATTTTAGAAACACAGTTGTAGAAATTAATTCTGTTGCTAGTAATTTTTCTAAGGTTTTGGATGAACTTAATGTTTCCTTAAAAATAAAAGAGAATAATATTGATCTAAATCGGAGTAAATTAGATGGGGATCTTGCGGATTTTCTTGATTTGCAAATGTTAGAAGCCAATGCACTTAAAGAATTAAATGATCTTAAAAATGTTAAGAATACAATAGAAGGGTCAATTTCTCCCCTTAAGAGTATTGTTAAATTACTTCATTCTCAAAATAAATTATTAAATGATATTCCTTCGCTTTGGCCAATTGTTAAAGGCGATGGTATTGTTTCTCTGCATTTTGGTCCGGCTATTGAGCCTTTTACCAGGCAATGGTATATTCATAAGGGTATAGATCTTGCAGGTGTGAGAATTGGAACAGCGATTGTGGCAGCTGCTGATGGTGAAGTTATTAGAGCTAGTTATCAGGTAACAGGTTATGGTAACTTTGTTCAAATTAAGCATAAGTATGGACTCTCGACTCTTTATGCGCATATGTCTCGTTTAAACATTTCTAAGGGTTCTTATGTTAGAAAGGGCCAAGTGATTGGTTTTCTTGGTCAAACAGGGTATTCAACAGGTCCGCATCTTCATTATGAGGTTCGCATAGGATCTCAAGTTGTAAATCCTGATATGTATTTAAATTTAGCAACGGGGGCTTCAAAATAA
- the rdgB gene encoding RdgB/HAM1 family non-canonical purine NTP pyrophosphatase codes for MKTLFFATTNINKINEVKQILDIPNIKIKIPKNFDVKETGKTFKENSLLKAKTLFESLDKKKSVFSEDSGLCIKALNLEPGIYSKRYDQYKLGKKLGTNEKNHLIIDLMKDKKNRTAYFICIVSHISIDGTITNFEGILNGTIASNIDCYKKNGFGYDPIFLTANNKRLSELTLTEKNKISHRGIAFAKFKKFLMQSLN; via the coding sequence ATGAAAACATTATTCTTTGCAACTACTAATATAAATAAAATAAACGAAGTAAAACAAATTTTAGATATACCTAACATAAAAATCAAAATTCCCAAAAACTTCGATGTAAAAGAGACAGGCAAAACTTTTAAAGAAAACTCTTTGCTAAAAGCAAAAACTCTATTTGAATCTTTAGACAAAAAAAAATCTGTTTTTAGTGAGGATTCTGGGTTATGCATAAAAGCTTTAAATTTAGAACCCGGAATTTACTCTAAAAGATATGATCAATATAAATTAGGAAAAAAACTAGGAACAAATGAAAAAAACCATCTTATCATAGACTTAATGAAAGATAAAAAAAATAGAACAGCATATTTTATATGTATAGTCAGTCATATCTCTATAGACGGAACAATAACCAATTTTGAAGGCATCCTCAATGGAACAATTGCTTCGAATATTGATTGTTATAAAAAAAACGGATTTGGATATGATCCAATATTTTTAACTGCAAATAATAAAAGACTCAGTGAATTAACTCTTACAGAAAAAAACAAAATATCCCATAGAGGAATTGCATTTGCTAAATTTAAAAAATTTTTAATGCAATCTTTAAATTAA
- the pepF gene encoding oligoendopeptidase F, giving the protein MLERSKINEDDKWDLSSLFKNNEEYKETVKKIKLKLQDFKKYEKLEFNLNIFKQALNDYYEIEEELERTVYYTHIQLETDVSNQTSNELRAININLETYASNSTSFFIPKILKTDTNQIKEWLQDIELKDKKIAIEKILREKEHVLSKDEERILANYTSLYSSYNDIFSALTNADMEFGEIDGKSLSNATYNLFLQNENQEIRREAFLKFYQEYKKHENTLSNLLIADINKNKFLAKTRKFEDTISMKLFQNNIDKKVYTNLIETVNENLSVLHEYYEFRKNILNQEYLNHYDVYVPLTKNIKFKHSFKEACDKILKSLEILGSEYTEVLKKGLLEERWVDKYENKGKRAGAFSAGSYNGKPYILMNYKDESIRDMFTLTHEAGHSMHSYFSIKNNPFPQYQYSIFEAEIASTVNEQILADYLLKNENDIEKIKYIKLNQIDDLLATFFRQTMFAEFEYIIHEMINQDEPVVKETIKTTYLNLLKKYFGPNFKFDENSSLECLRVPHFYSPFYVYQYATGITAALLIYKNIKNNKKDATKNYIDFLKIGGSKYPLESLKVTGVDLSLKSTIKNTINIFKERLEDVKKLF; this is encoded by the coding sequence ATGCTAGAGAGAAGCAAAATTAATGAAGATGACAAGTGGGACTTATCTTCTCTATTTAAAAACAATGAAGAATACAAGGAAACAGTCAAAAAAATAAAACTAAAACTTCAAGACTTCAAGAAATATGAAAAATTAGAATTCAACCTAAACATCTTTAAACAAGCATTAAATGATTACTATGAAATTGAAGAAGAACTGGAGAGAACAGTATATTACACACACATTCAATTAGAAACAGATGTAAGCAATCAGACCTCAAACGAACTTCGAGCAATCAATATCAACTTAGAAACATACGCATCAAATTCCACTTCATTTTTTATCCCAAAAATTTTAAAAACAGACACAAACCAAATAAAAGAATGGCTGCAGGACATAGAACTCAAAGATAAAAAAATAGCTATTGAAAAAATCTTAAGAGAAAAAGAACACGTCTTAAGCAAAGACGAAGAGAGAATATTAGCTAACTATACATCTCTTTACTCATCTTATAATGATATATTTTCTGCACTAACAAATGCGGACATGGAATTTGGAGAAATTGATGGAAAGTCATTAAGTAATGCCACTTACAATCTATTTCTTCAAAATGAAAATCAAGAAATACGAAGAGAAGCTTTTTTGAAATTTTATCAAGAATATAAAAAACATGAAAATACATTATCCAACCTCTTAATTGCCGATATCAATAAAAATAAATTTTTAGCCAAAACAAGAAAATTTGAAGATACTATTTCAATGAAACTTTTTCAAAACAATATTGATAAAAAAGTTTATACGAACTTAATTGAAACGGTTAACGAAAATCTATCTGTACTTCATGAATATTACGAATTTAGAAAAAATATACTTAACCAAGAATATCTTAATCATTATGATGTCTATGTTCCTCTAACAAAAAACATCAAATTCAAACACTCCTTTAAAGAAGCCTGTGACAAAATTTTAAAATCTCTAGAAATACTAGGAAGCGAATATACAGAAGTACTAAAAAAAGGTCTCTTAGAAGAACGTTGGGTTGACAAATATGAAAATAAAGGAAAAAGAGCAGGGGCATTTAGTGCAGGATCATATAATGGGAAACCTTATATATTAATGAATTACAAAGATGAATCAATAAGAGATATGTTTACCCTTACCCACGAAGCAGGACACTCTATGCATTCCTATTTTAGTATCAAAAATAATCCATTCCCTCAATATCAATATTCTATTTTTGAAGCAGAAATAGCATCCACAGTGAATGAGCAAATACTTGCAGACTATTTACTAAAAAATGAAAATGATATCGAAAAAATAAAATACATTAAATTAAACCAAATCGATGACCTACTTGCAACATTTTTCAGACAAACAATGTTTGCCGAATTTGAATATATCATCCATGAAATGATCAATCAAGATGAGCCAGTGGTAAAAGAAACAATTAAGACAACCTATTTAAACTTACTAAAAAAATACTTTGGTCCAAATTTTAAATTCGATGAAAACAGTTCACTCGAATGTCTTAGAGTTCCTCATTTTTACTCACCATTTTACGTATATCAATACGCAACAGGCATCACAGCTGCTCTTTTGATATATAAAAACATAAAAAATAACAAAAAAGATGCTACCAAAAATTACATAGATTTTTTGAAAATAGGAGGTTCTAAATATCCCTTAGAATCCTTAAAAGTTACTGGTGTTGATTTAAGCTTAAAATCAACAATAAAAAATACAATTAATATATTCAAAGAACGTCTTGAAGATGTAAAAAAATTATTTTAA